In a genomic window of Heliomicrobium undosum:
- a CDS encoding ornithine carbamoyltransferase — translation MQTIFRGRHFIDLEEFTKEEVDTMLEVSFDLKKKFAMGVPTPYLLHQSMFLMFFEQSTRTRNSMEAGFAQLGGHAGFLDSSSMQIAHGESAKDTAIILSRFGHAIACRYCNWGYGNKYLTEMAKWSRVPIMNLQCDLYHPFQALADLMTMKEKIGDLKRTKVSIIWAYAESHKKPISVPVSQLLLFPRYGMDVCLAHPKGWELPDWVIEKAKANAAKFGGTVTVTNNEEEAYENAHIVIPKNWGSWVNDQTGASIAGATKVVDEKLMAQKSWKCTEAKMATADKDVMYMHALPADRNNEVEDSVIDGPHSIVFDEAENRLHTAKAVMTLLMGGR, via the coding sequence ATGCAAACGATTTTCCGCGGCCGCCACTTCATTGATCTCGAAGAATTCACCAAAGAAGAAGTCGACACCATGCTGGAGGTCTCCTTTGACCTCAAGAAAAAATTCGCCATGGGCGTGCCCACGCCGTATCTGCTCCACCAGTCCATGTTCCTGATGTTCTTTGAGCAGTCAACCCGGACCCGCAACTCCATGGAAGCCGGATTTGCCCAACTGGGCGGCCACGCCGGATTCCTCGACTCCAGCAGCATGCAGATCGCCCATGGCGAAAGCGCCAAGGACACGGCCATCATCCTGTCCCGTTTCGGCCACGCCATCGCCTGCCGTTACTGCAACTGGGGCTACGGCAACAAGTACCTGACCGAGATGGCCAAATGGTCCAGGGTCCCCATCATGAACCTCCAGTGCGACCTCTACCACCCCTTCCAGGCGCTGGCCGACCTGATGACGATGAAAGAAAAGATCGGCGACCTGAAACGGACAAAGGTCTCCATCATCTGGGCCTACGCCGAGAGCCACAAGAAGCCCATCTCCGTTCCCGTCTCCCAGCTTCTGCTCTTCCCGCGCTACGGCATGGACGTCTGCCTCGCCCATCCGAAGGGCTGGGAACTGCCCGACTGGGTCATCGAAAAAGCGAAAGCGAACGCGGCCAAGTTCGGCGGCACCGTGACCGTCACGAACAACGAAGAGGAAGCTTACGAAAACGCCCATATCGTCATCCCGAAAAACTGGGGATCCTGGGTCAATGACCAGACAGGCGCTTCCATCGCCGGCGCCACCAAGGTTGTCGACGAAAAACTGATGGCCCAGAAGTCCTGGAAGTGCACCGAAGCGAAGATGGCCACCGCCGACAAGGATGTCATGTACATGCACGCCCTCCCGGCTGACCGCAACAATGAAGTGGAAGACTCCGTCATTGACGGTCCCCACTCCATCGTCTTCGATGAAGCCGAAAACCGCCTCCACACCGCCAAAGCCGTCATGACTTTGTTGATGGGTGGTCGTTAA
- a CDS encoding sigma-54-dependent Fis family transcriptional regulator has protein sequence MHRLRDIEETVQQTAEAIAEALMIEVEIADPDLVRVAGTGRYREGRGRVLEDGFVYRHILRTGEAVIIDQPGHHELCQPCLRRGDCSETAEVAVPIKVNDETIGVIGLIGFDGQQGKRLLGRQDSLLRFLEKMADLIAGKTAENAQNRQRESLVRQLETVLNLLHDGILVVGANKVVTHHNELAASMTDLTAHSLIALPQIMDDKKLWKAVEKGKSFSGQVKGRRVAAHWYCDAMPIIREDAVDGAIIILKDVQEIKRLVNDTTVSDIATEFSQIIGSSAKIRELKSLACKVASSNSTLLIQGESGTGKELLARAIHQSSGRSQNAFIAINCGAIPETLLESELFGYEEGSFTGAKRGGKLGKFELANNGTLFLDEIGDMPLHLQVKLLRVLQERRVERVGSARSIPVDVRIIAATHRNLEKMVAAGEFREDLYYRLNVIPLTIPPVRERREDIPLLIDHYLEHYCQVLNKQVNRLATDAASLLHRYPWPGNVRELANVVEYAVTMATGGLISLKDLPKRIRTEEPVKVQDDCLNLKALEREAITKALEAAAVEGCKDDAAKRLGISRATLYRKIKEYGIAERKVFS, from the coding sequence ATGCACCGGTTGCGCGATATAGAAGAGACGGTCCAGCAGACGGCGGAAGCCATCGCCGAGGCGCTGATGATCGAGGTGGAGATCGCCGATCCCGATTTGGTGCGTGTCGCCGGCACCGGCCGCTACCGGGAGGGCCGCGGACGCGTCTTGGAGGACGGTTTCGTCTACCGGCACATCCTGCGAACCGGAGAGGCTGTGATCATCGACCAGCCGGGCCATCACGAACTCTGCCAGCCTTGTTTACGACGGGGTGATTGTTCCGAGACAGCCGAGGTGGCGGTGCCCATCAAAGTCAATGACGAGACGATCGGCGTCATCGGGCTGATCGGATTTGACGGGCAGCAGGGCAAGCGCCTGCTCGGCCGTCAGGACTCGCTTCTTCGCTTTTTGGAGAAGATGGCTGACCTGATCGCCGGAAAGACGGCGGAAAACGCGCAGAACCGGCAGAGAGAATCGCTCGTCCGCCAACTGGAAACGGTGCTCAATCTCCTCCACGACGGTATCCTCGTCGTGGGCGCCAATAAGGTGGTCACCCACCATAACGAGTTGGCCGCCTCGATGACCGATTTGACCGCTCATTCCCTCATCGCCCTGCCCCAGATCATGGACGACAAAAAGTTATGGAAGGCCGTCGAAAAGGGAAAGAGCTTCTCCGGCCAGGTGAAGGGGCGGCGGGTGGCGGCCCACTGGTACTGTGACGCCATGCCGATCATCCGGGAAGACGCCGTCGACGGCGCCATCATCATCTTGAAGGATGTTCAGGAGATCAAGCGTCTCGTCAACGACACGACGGTCAGCGACATCGCCACCGAGTTCTCACAGATCATCGGCAGCAGCGCCAAAATCCGTGAGCTCAAGTCCCTGGCCTGCAAAGTCGCGTCCAGCAATTCGACCTTGTTGATCCAGGGCGAGAGCGGGACCGGCAAGGAACTGCTGGCCCGGGCGATCCACCAGTCTAGCGGCCGCAGCCAAAACGCCTTTATCGCCATCAACTGCGGCGCCATTCCGGAGACGCTGCTGGAGAGCGAACTCTTCGGCTACGAGGAAGGCTCCTTCACAGGGGCGAAGCGGGGCGGCAAGCTCGGCAAGTTCGAGTTGGCCAACAACGGGACCCTCTTTCTCGACGAGATCGGTGACATGCCCCTGCACTTGCAGGTCAAGCTCCTGCGCGTCCTCCAGGAGCGGCGGGTCGAGCGGGTCGGCAGCGCCCGTTCCATCCCTGTCGATGTGCGCATCATCGCCGCCACGCACCGGAACCTGGAGAAGATGGTCGCCGCCGGGGAGTTTCGCGAGGATCTCTATTACCGCCTGAACGTGATCCCCTTGACCATCCCGCCTGTACGGGAGCGGCGGGAGGATATACCTCTGCTGATCGACCATTACCTGGAGCACTACTGCCAGGTGCTGAACAAGCAGGTGAACCGGTTGGCCACCGATGCGGCGTCGCTCTTGCACCGATATCCCTGGCCGGGAAACGTGCGGGAACTGGCAAACGTGGTCGAATACGCCGTCACCATGGCCACCGGCGGGTTGATCAGCCTGAAGGATCTGCCCAAACGGATCCGGACCGAAGAACCGGTAAAAGTCCAGGACGACTGCCTCAACCTGAAGGCGCTGGAGCGCGAAGCCATCACCAAAGCGTTGGAGGCCGCCGCTGTGGAGGGGTGCAAGGATGACGCCGCCAAGCGACTGGGGATCAGCCGGGCGACCTTGTATCGCAAGATTAAGGAATACGGCATCGCCGAACGCAAGGTCTTTTCCTGA
- the xdhB gene encoding xanthine dehydrogenase subunit XdhB, which yields MFDIARYDEARSIEEAVALLAANPEARLIAGGTDVLIRIREGKQPEAQLVGIRHIAALTRIERKDDGMLSIGAAATFSRIASDPLIRQCLPVLAEAVDTVGGPQIRRVATIGGNVCNGATSADSASTLFALDAVLQIQGPDGLRQTPIREFYRGPGKVNLGQAEVLTAILVTPESYEGYGGHYIKYAMRKAMDIATLGCSVNCKVADGNILADVRLAFGVAAPTPIRCPEAEGAVKGKTFSPEVVEAFGNAAAAEINPRTSWRASREFRLHLAKELSKQALVKAYQQAGGIIHGA from the coding sequence ATGTTCGACATCGCCCGATACGACGAAGCCCGTTCCATTGAGGAGGCTGTGGCGCTGCTGGCGGCCAATCCCGAGGCCCGGCTCATCGCCGGCGGCACCGATGTGCTGATCCGCATCCGCGAGGGCAAGCAGCCCGAGGCGCAGTTGGTCGGCATCCGCCATATCGCCGCGTTGACCCGCATCGAACGGAAGGATGACGGAATGCTTTCCATCGGCGCGGCAGCCACCTTTAGCCGCATCGCCTCCGACCCGCTGATCCGCCAATGCCTTCCCGTTCTGGCGGAAGCCGTCGACACCGTCGGCGGTCCCCAGATCCGCCGTGTCGCCACCATCGGCGGCAACGTCTGCAACGGCGCCACATCGGCCGACAGCGCATCGACCCTTTTCGCCCTTGACGCCGTCCTCCAGATCCAAGGGCCCGACGGCCTTCGTCAGACGCCGATCCGCGAGTTCTACCGTGGACCGGGTAAGGTCAATCTGGGCCAGGCGGAGGTGCTGACGGCGATCCTCGTCACGCCGGAAAGTTACGAGGGTTATGGCGGCCACTACATCAAGTACGCCATGCGTAAGGCCATGGATATCGCCACTCTGGGCTGTTCCGTCAACTGCAAGGTCGCCGATGGCAACATCCTGGCCGATGTGCGCCTCGCATTCGGCGTGGCTGCGCCGACACCGATCCGCTGCCCCGAGGCGGAAGGGGCCGTCAAAGGAAAAACTTTCAGCCCGGAAGTGGTGGAAGCCTTCGGCAACGCGGCGGCGGCGGAGATCAACCCGCGCACGTCCTGGCGAGCCTCCCGCGAATTCCGGCTCCACCTGGCCAAGGAACTGAGCAAACAGGCGCTGGTCAAGGCCTATCAACAGGCAGGGGGGATCATCCATGGCGCATAA
- the xdhA gene encoding xanthine dehydrogenase molybdenum-binding subunit XdhA: MKSVGRSVTRVDAVAKVKGAARYVDDHFVPGMLHAKVFRSAIANGWVKRIDVSKAKALPGVVAVVTYEDVPDHTFPTAGHPYSKNPAHQDVADRNLLTRRVRLVGDEIAAVVAVDERTAQKALTLIEVEYEEYEPLLTAEAALKPGAPEIHAGTGNVLGRGGYELGDLAQAVAESDQVFSDDFTTQMVAHCAMENYSAYAYMEENGRIVIVSSTQIPHICRRIVGQALGIPWGRVRVIKPYIGGGFGGKQDAVVEPLTAFLTTVVHGRPVKMEFTREESFIASRVRHPIAFKIKTGVKKDGTLLARELEIVSINGAYASHGQSIANNAGTKYRQLYRQQAIKCKSTSVYTNMPSAGAMRGYGIPQVMFALESHMDDVARELAIDPVDFRLKNVISAGYQDPISGVKVLTSGLAECLQKGRELIGWDAKKADASRREGMKRRGVGAACFTYASGTHPVGLEVAGARIVMNEDGSVQIQVGATEIGQGSDTVFTQMVAETVGIPTSMVHILSEQDTDISPVDLGSYASRQTYITGMAVRKAAEEIKAKVLDYAWGMTDIPAGAMDIVDGWLVYKHNGEGILPIGEVALDAHTNTVHCQPFTADVSNNARVNAFAYGCTFVEVEVDLLTGKVEVLEIHNVHDSGKIINPQLAAGQVHGGVSMGLGYALYEQMLFDPKTGKPLIHNLLDYKLMTAFDTPEIGAHFVEPYEPTGPYGNKALGEPPAITPAPAIRNAILDATGVAFNDLPLTPQRLIARFKAEGLIE, from the coding sequence ATGAAAAGCGTAGGCCGGAGCGTCACCCGCGTCGACGCCGTCGCCAAGGTGAAAGGCGCCGCGAGATATGTAGACGACCACTTCGTTCCCGGCATGCTCCATGCCAAGGTCTTTCGCAGCGCCATTGCCAACGGCTGGGTGAAGCGCATCGATGTCAGCAAGGCCAAGGCGCTGCCGGGCGTCGTTGCCGTCGTCACCTATGAGGATGTGCCCGATCACACCTTCCCGACGGCCGGCCACCCCTATTCGAAGAACCCTGCTCACCAGGACGTGGCCGACCGAAACCTGCTGACGCGGCGGGTGCGCCTTGTCGGCGACGAGATCGCCGCCGTGGTGGCCGTCGATGAACGGACGGCGCAAAAGGCGCTGACCCTCATTGAGGTGGAGTACGAAGAGTACGAGCCGCTACTGACGGCTGAGGCGGCGCTCAAGCCGGGCGCGCCGGAGATCCACGCCGGCACCGGCAACGTGCTGGGGCGGGGCGGCTACGAACTGGGCGATCTGGCCCAGGCCGTCGCTGAGTCGGATCAAGTCTTTTCTGATGATTTTACGACTCAGATGGTCGCCCACTGCGCCATGGAGAACTACAGCGCTTACGCTTATATGGAAGAAAACGGTCGCATCGTCATCGTCTCTTCCACCCAGATCCCCCATATCTGCCGGCGGATCGTCGGCCAGGCGCTCGGCATCCCCTGGGGGCGTGTCCGCGTGATTAAACCCTACATAGGCGGCGGCTTCGGCGGCAAACAGGACGCTGTCGTGGAACCGCTCACCGCTTTTCTTACCACCGTCGTCCACGGACGGCCCGTCAAGATGGAATTCACCCGCGAAGAGAGCTTCATCGCCTCCCGGGTGCGCCATCCCATCGCCTTTAAGATCAAGACAGGCGTCAAAAAAGACGGCACCCTGCTGGCGCGGGAGTTGGAGATCGTCTCCATCAACGGCGCTTACGCCTCTCACGGCCAATCCATCGCCAACAACGCCGGCACCAAGTACCGGCAACTATACCGGCAGCAGGCGATCAAGTGCAAGTCCACCTCGGTCTATACGAATATGCCCTCTGCCGGGGCCATGCGCGGCTACGGCATCCCCCAGGTCATGTTCGCTCTCGAGAGCCACATGGACGATGTAGCCCGTGAACTGGCGATCGACCCCGTTGATTTTCGCCTGAAAAACGTCATCAGCGCAGGCTACCAGGACCCGATCAGCGGCGTCAAGGTGCTCACCAGCGGGCTGGCCGAGTGCCTGCAAAAGGGCCGGGAACTGATTGGCTGGGACGCCAAAAAAGCGGACGCCAGCCGGCGGGAGGGGATGAAAAGGCGCGGTGTCGGAGCGGCCTGCTTTACCTACGCCTCGGGCACCCACCCGGTCGGGTTGGAGGTGGCCGGCGCGCGGATCGTCATGAATGAAGACGGCTCGGTTCAAATCCAGGTCGGCGCTACCGAGATCGGTCAGGGCAGCGATACCGTCTTCACCCAGATGGTGGCCGAAACGGTGGGCATCCCGACTTCGATGGTCCATATCCTCTCCGAACAGGATACAGACATCTCGCCTGTGGACCTGGGCTCCTACGCCTCCCGTCAGACCTACATCACCGGCATGGCCGTGCGCAAGGCCGCCGAAGAGATCAAGGCCAAGGTCCTCGATTACGCATGGGGAATGACCGACATCCCGGCCGGCGCCATGGACATCGTCGACGGCTGGCTCGTCTACAAGCACAACGGGGAAGGGATCCTGCCCATCGGCGAGGTGGCCCTCGACGCCCACACGAACACGGTCCATTGCCAGCCCTTTACAGCCGATGTCTCCAACAACGCCCGCGTCAACGCCTTCGCCTACGGCTGCACCTTCGTCGAGGTCGAGGTCGACCTGTTGACCGGCAAGGTCGAGGTCCTGGAGATCCATAACGTTCACGACTCGGGCAAGATCATCAATCCCCAACTGGCCGCCGGCCAGGTTCATGGCGGCGTCAGCATGGGGCTCGGCTACGCCCTCTACGAGCAGATGCTCTTCGACCCTAAGACCGGCAAGCCCCTCATCCACAACCTCCTGGACTACAAACTGATGACCGCCTTCGACACCCCCGAGATCGGCGCCCATTTCGTCGAGCCCTATGAGCCGACAGGTCCATACGGCAACAAGGCCTTGGGTGAGCCGCCGGCCATCACGCCGGCGCCTGCTATCCGCAACGCCATCCTCGACGCTACCGGCGTGGCCTTTAATGACCTGCCCCTCACACCCCAGCGCCTGATCGCCCGCTTCAAGGCCGAAGGGCTGATCGAATAG
- a CDS encoding YgeY family selenium metabolism-linked hydrolase gives MENKFAEVLKLAEKYKPDMSRFLRDLIAIPSESCDEQKVVLRIKEEMEKVGFDKVEIDPMGNILGYIGRGKHLIAMDAHIDTVGVGNPENWQYDPYIGYEDDEIIIGRGASDQTGGMVSMVYAGKIIKDLGLEDDYTLVIVGSVQEEDCDGLCWQYIINEDKLRPEFVVITEPTDGKIYRGQRGRMEIKVTTKGVSCHGSAPERGDNAIYKMADILKELRALHENLQDHPFLGKGSLTVSEIFHTSPSRCAVADSCWISIDRRLTAGEDAELALNQIRNLPAVKAAGAVVEMYTYERPAYTGLVYPTDAYFPTWLIEDGHPVCYTLEDAYKGLFQTEPVVDKWTFSTNGVSIMGRYGIPCIGFGPGHEDQAHAPNERTWKKELVMAAAMYAVIPSIYVSKYAAQMPEDTKNLVE, from the coding sequence TTGGAGAACAAGTTTGCCGAGGTCCTGAAACTGGCCGAGAAGTACAAACCGGACATGTCGCGGTTCCTGCGGGATCTGATCGCCATCCCCAGCGAGAGTTGCGACGAGCAGAAGGTCGTGCTTCGCATCAAGGAGGAAATGGAGAAGGTGGGTTTTGACAAGGTCGAGATCGACCCCATGGGCAACATCCTGGGGTATATCGGCCGTGGCAAACACCTGATCGCCATGGATGCGCACATCGACACGGTCGGCGTCGGCAACCCGGAAAACTGGCAGTACGACCCCTATATCGGCTATGAAGACGATGAGATCATCATCGGCCGGGGCGCCAGCGACCAGACTGGCGGCATGGTATCCATGGTCTACGCCGGCAAGATCATCAAGGACCTGGGCCTGGAAGACGATTACACCCTCGTCATCGTCGGTTCCGTCCAGGAAGAGGACTGTGACGGCCTCTGTTGGCAGTACATCATCAACGAAGACAAGCTCCGTCCCGAGTTCGTCGTCATCACCGAGCCGACCGACGGCAAGATTTATCGCGGCCAGCGGGGCCGCATGGAGATTAAGGTGACCACCAAGGGCGTCAGTTGCCACGGTTCAGCGCCGGAGCGGGGCGACAACGCCATCTACAAGATGGCCGACATCCTGAAGGAACTGCGGGCGCTTCATGAAAACCTGCAAGACCATCCCTTCCTGGGCAAGGGCAGCCTCACCGTCTCCGAAATCTTCCACACCTCGCCGTCGCGCTGCGCCGTCGCCGACAGTTGCTGGATCTCTATCGACCGCCGCCTCACCGCCGGGGAAGACGCCGAACTGGCCTTAAACCAGATCCGCAACCTTCCCGCCGTGAAGGCCGCCGGCGCCGTCGTCGAGATGTACACCTATGAACGGCCGGCCTACACCGGACTGGTTTACCCGACGGACGCCTACTTCCCGACCTGGCTGATTGAAGACGGCCACCCCGTTTGCTATACCCTCGAAGACGCCTACAAAGGGCTCTTCCAGACCGAACCAGTCGTAGACAAGTGGACCTTCTCCACCAACGGCGTCTCCATCATGGGCCGCTACGGCATCCCCTGCATCGGCTTTGGCCCCGGCCACGAAGACCAGGCCCACGCGCCGAACGAACGGACCTGGAAAAAGGAACTGGTTATGGCGGCGGCCATGTACGCTGTGATCCCCTCCATCTATGTTTCGAAGTACGCGGCACAGATGCCGGAGGATACGAAGAACCTGGTGGAATAA
- the hydA gene encoding dihydropyrimidinase — protein MGTLLRGGMIVTATESRLADLRIEGERIAAIGENLERQLGDRVIDVTGALIFPGGVDAHTHFDLPVGDFATADDFASGSRAALFGGTTTVIDFATQFRGENLMAALENWHERARGKCLCDYGFHMAITDWREKTPDEMTILVREKGVSSFKLYMAYKHVLQVDDGILFQALRQAREIGALVGLHCENGDVIDVLVHEFRQQGKKAPRFHPQSRLPAVETEAVTRAIALARMAKAPLYIVHLSAQGSLDAAEAARRQGVPVYVETCPQYLMLDESRYGSDDKCSGSDPFEGAKYVISPPLRPKEHNDALWSGLARGAIDTVATDHCSFFYRGQKDKGRDDFSRIPNGMPGVEHRMGLLYTYGVTTGRISLNQFVSLTATRPAQLFGIFPRKGTLAVGSDADIVVWDPTSDMEITNENHHYRLDYNPYAGFRQAGRPAHVFLRGRPIVRYGELIDATPGGRYLFRESSRIL, from the coding sequence TTGGGCACCCTGTTGCGCGGCGGCATGATTGTGACTGCCACAGAGAGCCGCCTGGCCGACCTGCGGATCGAAGGGGAACGGATCGCCGCCATCGGCGAAAACCTGGAAAGGCAGCTTGGCGATAGAGTCATCGATGTGACCGGCGCCTTGATCTTCCCAGGCGGCGTCGACGCCCACACCCATTTTGATCTCCCTGTCGGCGACTTCGCCACCGCCGATGACTTCGCCAGTGGCAGCCGGGCCGCCCTGTTCGGTGGGACCACGACGGTCATCGATTTTGCCACCCAGTTTCGCGGCGAAAACCTTATGGCCGCCCTGGAGAACTGGCACGAACGGGCGCGAGGCAAGTGCCTCTGCGACTATGGTTTTCACATGGCCATCACCGATTGGCGTGAGAAAACGCCTGACGAAATGACGATTCTCGTCCGGGAAAAGGGAGTTTCTTCCTTTAAACTGTACATGGCCTACAAGCATGTCCTCCAGGTCGACGACGGCATCCTCTTCCAAGCTTTGCGCCAGGCGCGAGAGATCGGCGCTCTCGTGGGGCTGCACTGTGAGAACGGCGATGTCATCGATGTGCTCGTCCACGAATTCCGACAACAGGGAAAAAAAGCCCCCCGGTTTCATCCCCAGAGCCGGCTGCCGGCTGTTGAAACGGAAGCGGTGACCCGTGCCATTGCTCTGGCCCGGATGGCGAAAGCCCCCCTGTACATTGTCCACCTTTCAGCCCAGGGATCCCTGGATGCCGCCGAAGCCGCCCGCCGGCAGGGAGTGCCTGTCTATGTGGAGACCTGCCCCCAGTACCTGATGCTTGATGAGAGCCGCTATGGCAGTGACGACAAATGCTCCGGCAGCGACCCTTTCGAGGGCGCCAAGTACGTCATCTCGCCGCCCCTGCGCCCAAAAGAACACAACGATGCCCTCTGGTCCGGCCTGGCAAGGGGCGCCATCGACACAGTAGCCACCGATCACTGCTCCTTTTTTTATCGAGGCCAAAAGGACAAAGGCCGCGACGACTTCAGCCGGATCCCCAACGGCATGCCGGGCGTCGAGCATCGCATGGGTCTGCTCTATACCTATGGCGTCACAACCGGACGCATCAGCCTGAATCAGTTCGTCTCTCTTACCGCCACTCGGCCAGCCCAATTGTTCGGAATATTCCCCCGCAAAGGGACGCTCGCCGTTGGCTCTGACGCCGACATCGTTGTCTGGGATCCCACGAGCGATATGGAAATTACCAACGAGAACCATCACTACCGGCTCGACTACAACCCCTACGCGGGATTCCGGCAGGCCGGCCGCCCAGCCCATGTGTTTCTCCGGGGCCGTCCTATCGTCCGCTACGGCGAACTGATCGACGCCACCCCGGGAGGCCGGTATCTCTTCCGTGAATCCTCGCGAATCCTGTAA
- the xdhC gene encoding xanthine dehydrogenase subunit XdhC: MAHKRINCTINGQKLSLEVEVGESLLEMLRSRLHLTGTKKGCGVGECGACTVLVDGEAIDSCLFLAVWADGKDIRTIEGEAKEGQLTKVQEAFVEEGAVQCGFCTPGFVMSVTALAEKGCNCDREGLKKELSGHMCRCTGYHNIINAAEKAMGEK; the protein is encoded by the coding sequence ATGGCGCATAAACGAATCAACTGCACCATCAACGGCCAGAAACTCTCCCTGGAGGTCGAGGTGGGCGAATCCCTGCTCGAAATGCTACGCAGCCGCCTGCACCTGACGGGAACGAAAAAAGGCTGCGGCGTCGGCGAATGCGGCGCTTGCACCGTCCTGGTCGACGGAGAGGCCATCGATTCCTGCCTCTTTCTCGCCGTCTGGGCCGACGGCAAGGATATCCGCACCATCGAGGGCGAGGCCAAGGAAGGCCAATTGACGAAGGTGCAAGAAGCCTTCGTCGAGGAAGGCGCCGTCCAGTGCGGCTTTTGCACCCCCGGTTTCGTCATGTCTGTGACGGCGCTCGCCGAAAAGGGGTGCAACTGCGACCGGGAGGGGCTGAAAAAGGAACTCTCCGGCCACATGTGCCGTTGCACCGGTTATCACAACATCATCAACGCGGCGGAAAAGGCGATGGGGGAGAAGTAA
- the arcC gene encoding carbamate kinase, translating to MKELVVVAIGGNSLIIDNSKTSVEDQYAAVCETAKHIAGIIEQGYEVIITHGNGPQVGFILRRSEIASEVAGMHHVPLVSCGADTQGAIGYQIQQAMDNEFKKRGMAKEAVTVITQVAVSPDDPAFQKPSKPIGSFYSEAQAENLKKAHPDWVLVNDAGRGYRRLVPSPLPQEIIEKDVILLLVSQGYCVIGVGGGGIPVITQEDGSRKGIDAVIDKDFASSLLATDIGADILIISTAVPKVCLNYGTPEQKSLDRVTLAELKQYVAENHFAPGSMLPKVQAVISFLEGGGKKAIITNPESLEEAVAGRTGTHIYP from the coding sequence TTGAAGGAACTGGTCGTCGTAGCCATCGGCGGCAACTCGCTCATCATCGATAACAGCAAAACCTCTGTGGAGGACCAGTATGCCGCTGTCTGTGAAACGGCCAAACATATCGCCGGGATCATTGAGCAGGGTTATGAGGTGATCATCACCCACGGCAACGGTCCGCAGGTCGGATTCATCCTCCGGCGCTCCGAGATCGCCAGCGAGGTGGCCGGCATGCACCACGTGCCCCTGGTCAGTTGCGGCGCCGACACGCAGGGGGCCATCGGCTACCAGATCCAGCAGGCCATGGACAATGAGTTCAAAAAGCGCGGGATGGCCAAAGAGGCCGTCACCGTCATCACCCAGGTGGCCGTATCCCCCGACGACCCGGCTTTTCAAAAACCCTCTAAACCGATCGGCTCTTTCTACTCGGAAGCCCAGGCCGAAAACCTGAAAAAAGCCCACCCCGACTGGGTGCTGGTCAACGACGCCGGGCGCGGTTACCGCCGACTCGTTCCATCACCGTTGCCCCAGGAGATCATCGAAAAAGATGTGATCCTCCTGCTCGTCAGTCAGGGCTACTGTGTGATCGGCGTCGGAGGCGGCGGCATTCCCGTCATCACCCAGGAAGACGGCTCGCGAAAAGGGATCGACGCCGTTATCGACAAGGATTTTGCCTCCAGCCTCCTGGCAACCGACATCGGCGCCGACATCCTGATCATCTCGACAGCCGTCCCGAAGGTGTGCCTGAACTACGGCACGCCGGAGCAGAAGTCCCTTGACAGGGTGACCCTGGCGGAACTGAAGCAGTATGTTGCCGAAAACCACTTCGCCCCCGGCAGCATGCTGCCGAAGGTGCAGGCCGTCATCTCCTTCCTCGAAGGGGGCGGCAAAAAAGCGATCATCACCAACCCGGAATCGCTGGAAGAGGCCGTCGCCGGGCGGACGGGGACGCACATCTATCCCTGA